From Glycine max cultivar Williams 82 chromosome 11, Glycine_max_v4.0, whole genome shotgun sequence, the proteins below share one genomic window:
- the LOC100808232 gene encoding transcription factor MYB92, with amino-acid sequence MMRTPISSDESGLKKGPWSPEEDKILVDFIEKHGHGSWRALPRLAGLNRCGKSCRLRWTNYLRPDIKRGKFSDEEEQLIINLHSVLGNKWAAIASHLPGRTDNEIKNLWNTHLKKKLMQMGLDPVTHRPRTHHLNLLSNLQQILALIRLQSDANKLQLLQNIFEASNSDPLPDSSYSLLNDVLGGLNNLHSNDLHNLYDGNSLSVQNFDQNLNGGRNAEPSPSSNSLPNLVSASPDRSPVVKEAQNILVNSKDFSTSAFELTWGDFMDEEETNQTYWKGFMDQHSNQTWSTFP; translated from the exons ATGATGAGAACACCAATAAGCAGTGATGAAAGTGGTTTGAAGAAGGGGCCATGGAGCCCAGAAGAGGACAAAATATTAGTGGATTTCATTGAGAAACATGGTCATGGAAGTTGGAGAGCCCTTCCAAGGCTTGCAGGCTTAAACAGGTGTGGAAAGAGTTGCAGACTGAGGTGGACTAATTACCTCAGGCCTGACATCAAACGCGGAAAATTCTCTGATGAAGAAGAGCAACTAATCATCAATTTACATTCAGTTCTCGGGAATAA GTGGGCGGCTATAGCATCTCATCTGCCAGGGAGGACTGATaatgaaataaagaatttgTGGAACACGCATTTAAAGAAGAAGCTAATGCAAATGGGGTTAGACCCAGTGACTCACCGTCCAAGAACTCATCACCTAAACCTTCTTAGCAACCTACAACAGATATTGGCTCTAATTAGGTTACAGTCAGATGCTAATAAACTCCAATTATTGCAAAACATATTTGAAGCCTCAAACTCAGACCCACTGCCAGATTCTTCTTATTCTTTGCTAAATGATGTTTTGGGGGGGTTGAATAATCTTCACTCCAATGATCTCCATAACCTTTATGATGGTAATTCACTTTCTGTCCAAAACTTTGATCAGAACTTGAATGGTGGCAGAAACGCTGAGCCTTCACCGTCATCAAACTCGCTTCCAAATCTGGTTTCAGCCTCACCTGATCGTTCCCCAGTTGTTAAGGAAGCACAAAACATATTGGTAAACTCGAAGGACTTTTCCACCTCCGCTTTTGAGTTAACGTGGGGAGATTTCATggatgaagaagaaacaaaCCAGACTTATTGGAAAGGTTTTATGGA CCAACATTCTAACCAGACATGGTCGACTTTCCCATGA
- the LOC100809828 gene encoding stromal processing peptidase, chloroplastic — translation MPMPMAASTSTSTSTSLSVVGTGLAFPRHPPAVFSSARFHTRLRSNNRFFLSSSLPSERRRHKAVCGGGLGLLRRNKSRGGHAFVVGEPSFLLPQHSCASCCCLARKRRSNLSTFVPGAFLDKSSFRLSNNKLNRSPVQIPRATVGPDEPHAASTTWPDGLAEKQDLTVYDSELEQIEGFLSSELPSHPKLHRGQLKNGLRYLILPNKVPPTRFEAHLEVHAGSIDEEEDEQGIAHMIEHVAFLGSKKREKLLGTGARSNAYTDFHHTVFHIHAPTSTKDSDGDLLPFVLDALNEIAFHPKFLASRIEKERRAILSELQMMNTIEYRVDCQLLQHLHSENKLSKRFPIGLEEQIKKWDADKIRKFHERWYFPANATLYIVGDIDNISKTVYHIEAVFGQTGADNEKGSVATPSAFGAMASFLVPKLSVGLGGNSIERSANATDQSKVFNKERQAVRPPVKHNWSLPGSGADLKPPQIFQHELLQNFSINMFCKIPVNKVQTYRDLRQVLMKRIFLSALHFRINTRYKSSNPPFTSVELDHSDSGREGCTVTTLTITAEPKNWQNAIRVAVQEVRRLKEFGVTQGELTRYLDALLKDSEHLAAMIDNVSSVDNLDFIMESDALGHKVMDQRQGHESLLAVAGTVTLEEVNSVGAKVLEFIAEFAKPTAPLPAAIVACVPKKVHIEGAGETEFKISSIEITDAIKAGLDEPIQPEPELEVPKELIQSTKLEELKKLRKPAFIPVNPETDATKLHDEETGISRRRLSNGIPVNYKISKTETQSGVMRLIVGGGRAAESPESRGSVIVGVRTLSEGGRVGNFSREQVELFCVNHLINCSLESTEEFISMEFRFTLRDNGMRAAFQLLHMVLEHSVWVDDAFDRARQLYLSYYRSIPKSLERSTAHKLMVAMLDGDERFIEPTPKSLENLTLQSVKDAVMNQFFGDNMEVCIVGDFTEEDIESCILDYLGTAQAARNHEREKEFNPPLFRPSPSDLQFQEVFLKDTDERACAYIAGPAPNRWGFTVDGVDLLESINNASTINDDQSKSNAQQTQGLQKSLCGHPLFFGITMGLLSEIINSRLFTSVRDSLGLTYDVSFELNLFDRLKLGWYVISVTSTPSKVHKAVDACKNVLRGLHSNKITERELDRAKRTLLMRHEAEIKSNAYWLGLLAHLQASSVPRKDISCIKDLTFLYEVATIEDIYRAYEQLKVDENSLYSCIGIAGAQAAQEIAAPLEEEVADDVYPGVIPVGRGLSTMTRPTT, via the exons atGCCTATGCCTATGGCTGCTTCGACTTCAACTTCAACTTCAACCTCTCTCTCCGTCGTGGGAACTGGCCTCGCCTTCCCGCGCCATCCTCCCGCCGTATTCTCCTCTGCTCGTTTTCACACTCGATTGCGCAGCAACAACCGTTTCTTCCTATCTTCTTCTCTTCCAAG TGAAAGAAGGAGGCATAAGGCTGTTTGTGGCGGCGGATTGGGATTATTGCGAAGGAACAAGTCTCGCGGCGGCCACGCTTTCGTCGTTGGTGAACCCTCGTTTTTGTTGCCGCAGCATAGCTGTGCCTCTTGCTGCTGTCTTGCGAGGAAACGCCGTTCCAATCTTTCAACATTTGTCCCTGGAGCTTTTCTCGATAAATCCTCTTTCCGCCTATCTAACAATAAACTCAACCGTTCTCCC GTTCAGATTCCACGTGCAACTGTTGGTCCAGATGAGCCACATGCAGCAAGTACAACCTGGCCAGACGGTCTTGCTGAAAAACAAGATTTAACTGTATATGATTCTGAACTAGAGCAGATAGAGGGCTTTCTAAGTTCTGAACTTCCATCTCACCCTAAGTTGCATCGAGGTCAACTCAAAAATGGGTTGCGTTATCTCATTTTGCCAAATAAAGTTCCACCAACAAG GTTCGAAGCACATTTGGAAGTTCATGCAGGATCAATAGATGAGGAGGAGGACGAGCAAGGAATTGCACATATGATTGAACATGTTGCTTTCCTAGGAAGTAAAAAACGTGAGAAGCTTTTGGGAACAGGAGCCCGTTCAAATGCTTATACTGATTTCCACCATACAGTGTTTCACATCCATGCTCCTACGAGCACCAAG GATTCTGATGGTGATTTACTTCCATTTGTTCTAGATGCCTTGAATGAG ATAGCTTTCCACCCAAAGTTTCTTGCTTCTAGAATTGAAAAAGAACGGCGTGCCATACTATCGGAGCTTCAAATGATGAATACAATAGAGTATCGAGTTGATTGCCAG TTGTTACAGCATCTGCATTCTGAAAATAAGCTGAGCAAAAGGTTTCCCATTGGCTTAGAAGAACAGATAAAGAAGTGGGATGCTGATAAAATAAGGAAGTTTCATGAGCGTTGGTATTTCCCTGCAAATGCTACCTTGTACATTGTGGGGGATATTGATAACATATCAAAGACTGTTTACCATATTGAA GCAGTTTTTGGACAAACTGGTGCAGACAATGAGAAAGGTTCTGTAGCCACTCCAAGTGCATTTGGTGCAATGGCTAGTTTTCTCGTTCCTAAGCTTTCTGTTGGTTTGGGTGGAAATTCTATTGAAAGATCAGCCAATGCAACGGATCAATCAAAAGTATTCAATAAGGAAAGGCAAGCTGTTCGTCCTCCTGTGAAGCATAATTGGTCACTTCCTGGGAGTGGTGCTGATTTGAAGCCACCACAAATATTTCAACATGAGTTACTTcaaaatttttcaattaatatgtTCTGCAAG ATTCCAGTGAATAAGGTTCAAACATACAGAGACTTGCGCCAGGTCTTgatgaaaagaatatttttgtCTGCTCTTCATTTTCGAATTAATACAAGATATAAG AGTTCAAATCCACCGTTCACTTCGGTCGAATTGGATCACAGTGACTCTGGAAGGGAAGGATGCACTGTGACCACTCTTACCATAACTGCAGAACCAAAGAATTGGCAAAATGCAATTAGAGTTGCTGTTCAAGAG GTTCGGAGACTTAAAGAGTTTGGGGTTACCCAGGGTGAATTAACTCGTTATTTAGATGCCCTTCTGAAAGATAGTGAACACCTAGCAGCCATGATTGATAATGTATCTTCTGTTGATAACTTGGATTTTATCATGGAAAGTGATGCTCTTGGACATAAAGTTATGGACCAGAGGCAAGGGCATGAAAGTTTACTTGCTGTTGCTGGGACAGTTACCCTTGAGGAG GTCAATTCTGTTGGTGCCAAGGTGTTAGAATTTATAGCTGAATTTGCAAAGCCTACTGCACCACTTCCTGCAGCAATTGTTGCTTGTGTTCCAAAAAAAGTTCACATTGAGGGAGCTGGTGAAACAGAATTCAAGATATCATCAATTGAAATTACGGATGCTATCAAAGCTGGATTGGATGAACCTATTCAGCCAGAGCCTGAG CTTGAGGTGCCAAAAGAGCTGATACAATCAACAAAGCTAGAAGAGTTGAAAAAGCTGCGCAAGCCGGCCTTTATTCCTGTAAATCCTGAAACAGATGCtacaaagcttcatgatgaggAAACTGGGATCTCACGGCGCCGTCTTTCAAATGGAATTCCTGTTAATTATAAG ATATCAAAAACTGAAACACAAAGTGGTGTGATGCGGCTGATTGTTGGTGGTGGACGAGCAGCTGAGAGTCCCGAGTCAAGAGGATCTGTGATTGTGGGTGTTAGGACACTAAGTGAGGGAGGTCGTGTTGGCAACTTCTCAAGGGAGCAG GTGGAACTTTTCTGTGTAAATCACCTGATAAATTGCTCCTTGGAATCTACAGAGGAATTCATATCTATGGAGTTCCGTTTTACTTTAAGAGACAATGGGATGCGTGCAGCCTTTCAATTGCTTCACATGGTGCTTGAG CATAGTGTCTGGGTTGATGATGCTTTCGATAGAGCAAGGCAATTGTATCTGTCATATTACCGGTCCATCCCCAAGAGCTTGGAACGCTCAACTGCTCACAAACTCATGGTAGCAATGTTGGATGGAGATGAGCGGTTTATTGAGCCTACACCAAAATCACTGGAAAATTTAACCCTGCAATCTGTTAAGGATGCAGTGATGAATCAATTTTTTGGTGATAACATGGAG GTATGCATTGTAGGTGACTTTACTGAGGAGGACATTGAATCTTGCATTCTTGATTACCTTGGCACAGCTCAGGCCGCAAGAAATCacgaaagagagaaagaattcAACCCACCCTTATTTCGACCATCTCCATCTGATTTGCAGTTTCAAGAA GTATTTTTAAAGGACACTGATGAGAGGGCATGTGCTTATATAGCCGGACCAGCGCCAAACCGTTGGGGTTTTACCGTTGATGGAGTAGACTTGTTAGAGTCAATTAATAATGCATCAACAATCAATG ATGATCAGTCAAAATCTAATGCACAACAGACACAAGGTTTGCAGAAGAGCCTTTGTGGTCATCCTCTTTTCTTTGGTATAACAATGGGACTGCTTTCTGAGATCATAAATTCTAG GCTCTTCACATCTGTCAGAGATTCTCTGGGGTTAACATATGACGTGTCATTTGAATTAAACTTGTTTGATAGGCTTAAACTAGGATGGTATGTGATCTCTGTGACATCAACTCCAAGCAAG GTCCACAAAGCTGTTGATGCATGCAAGAATGTTCTTAGAGGCCTGCATAGCAATAAAATTACTGAGAGGGAATTGGACAGG GCTAAACGGACCCTTCTTATGAGACATGAAGCTGAAATTAAGTCAAATGCCTACTGGTTAGGATTATTAGCTCATTTACAAGCTTCTTCTGTTCCAAGGAAG GACATATCATGTATCAAGGATCTAACATTTCTATATGAAGTTGCCACTATTGAGGATATATACCGTGCATATGAACAGTTGAAAGTGGATGAGAATTCTTTATATTCATGCATTGGAATTGCTGGTGCTCAGGCTGCACAAGAAATAGCAG CTCCGTTAGAAGAGGAAGTAGCAGATGATGTTTATCCAGGTGTTATTCCGGTGGGACGAGGTTTATCTACAATGACACGGCCAACTACCTGA